DNA sequence from the Cohnella herbarum genome:
TACCTTGAGTAAACCACGCATCCCATCCTTCACCTGTTGTAAGCGTCTCATATACCCTGTCCGGTGTGGCATTTATGAATGTACGATGCTGAATATCAAGCGTCTTTCGCATCTTAACCCTCCTTCTCTAAATTCATTATGGAAGCATATTTCTCGCGCATTTCTTTAACACGCCCCCAAGGGAAGTCGACATGCTTCTCTTGAAGGACCACATCCAGCATATCCAAATGGACGTGCCAGCCCGCCAGAAAATCACCCACTTCAGCGGATTCATAAAACGTATGAGTCAAGCGGAGATGACATCCGTCACCTTCGTCCCTCAATTCCCATCGAACCAAGGATTGTCCCGATGACTTCTCTTCCCAGGTGTACTCCAATTCATTCGGAGGATTTACCTTGGTGAATACCCCATGAACCACATCGCCGTTGTCCCATTGAAATGAAATCTTGCCATCCATTATCAGATCGAATCGAGCTTCAGCCGTTAACCAATGGACGATCCGGTTCGGACTCGTTATCGCCGTCCATACTTTTTCAACCGGATGATTGAGATTACGCTCGAACTTAACCACTCGTCTTCCTTCATGTCGTAAAACTTTGCCGTCCATGTCATCCCTCCAATTTATTTTCTTCCATATTATATAATATATATTACTATAAAGATATATAACTGTAAAGAAATGAATTGACCGAATCGACCAGCTTCAATAAAAAAGATGACCCCTAAAGAATATAGGAATCATCTTCTTAACGCTTAGTATTACTTCAAGTATTTTCCCGTAATCGACTTCTCCGCGTGGATGATCTGAGTAGGCGTGCCCTCGAACACCACTTGACCGCCCTTGCTCCCTCCGTCCGGTCCCATATCGATGATCCAGTCCGCTTGGCTGATCACATCGAGGTTGTGCTCGATAACGATCACCGTATTGCCGGCATCCACGAGGCGGTTCATAATCTCCAGCAGGTGACCGATATCCGACATGTGCAAGCCTGTCGTCGGCTCGTCCATCACGTAGATGCTGCCGTTCTTGTGCAACTCGCTTGCCAGCTTGATGCGTTGGCATTCCCCGCCGGAGAGCGTGCTGAGCGGCTGGCCGAGCGTAATATAGTTCAGCCCTACGTCGCTCATCGCTTGAAGCTTGCGCACAACCTCTTTGAGCTGAAAAAAGTCCAATGCCTGCTCGACGGTCATCTCCAGCACTTCCGCAATCGACTTGCCGTTCAGCTTATACTCGAGAACTTCTTCCTTAAAGCGTTTCCCGCCGCATACTTCGCATGGCAACTTCACGCTATCGAGATAACCAATGTCCGTATAGACTACGCCCAGTCCTTGGCAATTCTCGCAAGCGCCCTTGGAGTTGAAGCTGAACAAGCCTTGGTTAACCTTGTTCGCGGAAGCGAACGCTTTGCGCACGTCATCCATGATGCCCGTGTAGGTCGCCGGATTCGAGCGAGTCGACACGCCTATTGCCGATTGGTCGATAACGATCGCATCTTGATGCTGGCTAAGGAATACATCGTTAATGAGCGTGCTTTTACCCGAACCGGCGACACCGGTTACGACTGTCAGCACTCCGGTCGGAATATCGACGCTCACGTTCCGCAGGTTGTGCTGAGTGGCATCGTTGATGGACAGCTTGCCGGAAGAGTGCCTGCAATCCTGCTTCAACTGGAGCGAACGCTTCATATGGGTGCCTGTCAACGTTCCCGACTCCAGCAACCCTTGATAACTTCCTTTGTACACGACGTTACCGCCGCGACTGCCGGCATGAGGCCCGACGTCTACGATATAGTCCGCAACCTTGATCACATCGGGATCATGCTCAACGACTAGAACGGTATTACCCTTGTCGCGCAGCTTCTGAAGCAATCCGTTTAATCGGTGTACGTCGCGGGGATGCAAACCAATGCTGGGCTCATCGAAGATGTAAGTAACGTCAACCAGACTGCCGCTCAGATGCTTCACCATCTTCACGCGCTGCGACTCTCCCCCGGACAAGGTATCCGTCTCGCGGTCCAGCGTCAAATAGTCTAGTCCGATATCCACCAGATGCTGCAATCGCTCCGCCAGCGCCTTCACGACCGGCGCGGATGCGGAATCTTCAATCTCCCGAATTACGCGGATGAGCTGTCCCACTTCCATAGCCGATAATTCAGCGATGTTGTGTCCGTTGATCCGACAGTTAAGCGCAGCCTGACTGAGTCTTGCGCCGCGACAAGCGGAACAGGTACCCTCGGTAATGTACGGCGCAACGGATTGTTGCGTGCGCTCGGACTTCGTCTTCACGTCTTGCTTGATGTACTTATTGGTAAACTTCTCGATGACGCCTTCCACCGTAATATTCGTTGCCTTCCCGGCGAAATCCATCTTCACTTTCCTAGCCTTGCCGTATAGCAGTAGCTCCAGATTCTCATCCGAATAATCGCTTATCTTCTTGTCGAGATCGAAGGGCCCCGACTGAACGATCATGTTCCAATCCCAACTGCTCACCGAATAACCCGGCAGCAGGATTGCCCCTTCATTTAACGATTTGGACATATCCACCGCTTTGCTCATATCGATGCCCAGCCTGCGACCGATCCCGTTGCACTCCGGACACATCCCTTGCGGATCGTTAAACGAGAACATGTTCACCGGACCAACATAGGGCTGACCCACGCGGGAAAAGAGTAGTCGGAGAATGGGAGAAATATCGGTAATCGTGCCCATCGTGGAATGGGAACCGCCGCCCAGCCGCTTCTGATCGACGATAACGGCCATGCTTAGGTTCTCGAGCGCGTCCGCGTCCGGTTGCGGAAAACGCGGCAGAAAAGTACGGACGAACATGCTGAAGTTTTCGTTCAGCAGCCGCTGGGATTCCGCGGCGATCGTATCGAAAACGATCGATGACTTACCGGATCCGGATACCCCCGTGAAGATCGTGATCTTCCTCTTCGGAATGCGCAAGGATACGTTCTTGAGATTGTTTTCCCTCGCACCCGAGATGACGATATACTCCTGATTCCATTCGCTCATGTGCTTAACACCCTTCCGATAATTATTGAATCAACATAAACCGGCTGCAAACGATATGCAGCCGGTTTATGTTGATTCGGGTCAAGCTGAGTCCGTCTATCGCACCCATTCATTCTAGTATTGGGAAGGCACAATGCGGTTATAGTTCCAACGCCTTTTCGAACCCGCCGAACCAATTCCCCCAGCCGTATCTAGCGCCTTCGAGTCCATGAACATTCGAGAATCCGGTTTGATCGAGATGAAGATTAACCTTCCCGTCCCCTAAATCCTGCAACGTCCAGGTGACCGTATGCCGCTCGTCTCCGGTAGCCCAGGAATACGACAACCGGTTTGGCGCTTCCACGATAAGCACTTCGCCGTCAACGAGCCCATCCCAATATTCGTTCGGCTGATGGCGAAACTGGAAACGATGGCCCACGACAGGCTTAAAATCATTTTCCGTGATCCATTTGGCAAGCTTATTCGAATCGGTTAAGGCGGACCATGCCTTCTCGATCGATGTCGTATACTGAAAATCCAAAGACAAAGCCAAACTCATTCTTCTTCCTCCTCGAATAGTTGATTCAATCGCAACATATTGGTACTCCAGTATTTACTGTAGAAGCCCACCCAATCTTGAACTTCCCTAAGCGGAGAGGCGTCTAGCCTAAATCGCGTTTCCCTTCCGACTTTTCGATCATGTACTAGTCCGACCTCTTTAAGAATCGTCAAATGCTTAGACACTGCCGTGCGGCCCATTGGAAACTGCGCCGTTAATTCGTGAAGCGGTATCTCCTCCGACTCCGATAACAGATGTATCAGTTCGCGCCTAGTTGGATCTGCAATCGCGTCATATACATCCCGCAACTGGTTGTTCTCGTTCACAGCACCCTCTCCTAAGTAGGATTACCAAGGGACAGCAAAGCCATTATTTATTAATTAGACACCATCTGGTGTCGTTTTTAATTATATGTTTCCTTTCGGTGTCCTGTCAACCAGATCGTGCCAATACAGCAGCTTGGATCCTAGCCATACCATCGCCATATCGGTCAGCTTGCCGAATATCGCGAACAGAATGAGGCTTGTCATGATAATCGCCGGTCGTCCCGTCGTTTGACCGTCCGTCATAAGAAACCCTAACCCTTTGCTGGCGCCCATAATTTCCGCTGCCACGACGAACATCCAGCCCATGCTCAATCCGCTTCTCATGCCGACGACCAAGGAAGGCAACGTAGCGGGCAGGTAGAAATGCCAGATCAAACGAAATCCCTTATATCCATGCACCCATCCGACTTCGATCAACTTCCGGTCTACGCTCATAATGCCCGTCAGCAAATTCAAATAGACGGGAAAAAATACCCCGATAGCGATAAGAGTGATCTTCGACGTCTCGTAAATCCCTAACCATAGAATGAACAAAGGAACCCACGCCATGGACGGAATATTCCGAAGCGCTTGAAGCAGCGGGTCAAACAAATAACGGAAAAACCGAAAGTACCCGTTCAGAATGCCTAGTACCAACGCTACCGCTAAGCCTGCAACAAAACCGGAAAATACCCGATATATCGTAATCCGCAAATGCTCGGCCAGCTCGCCCGATGCTAACAGATCGGTGAATGTGTCGTAAATTCGATTGAGCGGCGGCAGTAAATTAGGGGCTACATATCCGGTAACGGAAGCGTATTGCCAACCGCCTAGCAGGACGATAGGAACTAGGAATCCCAAAGCGATTTGAAAAAGGCGACTGTCCGTGAATTTCAAATCGACGACCCCCGTTTATTGTGCGATCTTGGTGAAGTATTGCGAATCGATCAATTCATCCACGACTTTGGCAACGTCCGTATCCTCAGGAATAATTCCGCTCTTCAATAAAACAACACCCGCCGCGTTAAGAGCTTCCTTCTGCTTATCTCCGATGACAGGGTCGGAAAGATCGGTTCTCTCGATAACCTTATCCACGACCGGCAACGTTTGCTTGGATTGCTCGCTTACGATTTTCTTGAATTCGTCACCGTTGTCGATAGCCCAATTACGCGCCTTTTCATAGGCTTCAATCACTTTTTTCGTCAGCTCCGGGTTGTCGCTCGCGAACGACTCTCTTACGTTAAGCACCCCGTAAGTATTTAAGGAAGCGTCGCGGATAACGAGCTTGGAGCCCTGCTCCACTTCGGTTTGCGCCATGAACGGATCGAGTCCCGCCCATGCATCGACTTCGCCCTTCTCCAAAGCCGCTTTGCCATCGGCGTGCTGCAGTTGAACGAGCTCTACGTCCTTCTCGGTCAGTCCCGCCTGATCTAGAATTCGCAATAGGAAAATATGCGGGTCCGTCCCTCTCGTAACCGCGATTTTCTTTCCTTTCAAATCCTCGGCTTTCGCGATCGTAGAGTCGGCTTTAGTCACAAGCGCTGTCCATTCCGGCTTGGAATAAACGTAGATCGACTTAATCGGATTTCCGTTCGATTTGCCTAATAACGCCGCGGCGCCTGCCGTGGAGCCGAAATCGATGCTCTTGCTATTCAAATACTCCAAAGCCTTATTGCTTCCCGCGCTAAGTACCCATTCGACTTCGGTGCCGTCCGATTTAAGCGCCTCCTCCAGGAAGCCTTTTTCCTTCAACACGAGGCTTACCGGATTATAATAAGCATAGTCCAGCTTAATCTTGGTCACGCTTGATGAAGCTTCCTTCGACGTGCCGTTACCGCAGCCCGCCAATTGTAGTACGACCAATATCATGACGATAACGAATGCGAGTTGCTTCCCTTTTCCTAATCTCATTTTCATATCTCCTTAGATGGTATAGTTATCCATTGCCTTGCCAGTTGGCGATTCTATCTTCTCCTTAACCAGAACGCGGTCAAGAATCATTTTCTCGAAATAGGCGAAGCCGCTATCATGCTCTCTGGGGCGCGGCAACGTAATCTTAACGTCAAACGCAATCCTCCCCTGCTCAATGAGAATAACCCGATCCGCCAATTGCACCGCTTCCGCTACGTCATGGGTGACAAGCAGAGCTGTGAATTGCTGCTCCGTCCACAAGCGCTCTATTAATTGCTGCATTTCGATTCTCGTTAAGGCGTCCAGCGCTCCAAGCGGCTCATCAAGCAGCAGAAGCTTCGGATTTCCCGCCAAAGCGCGGGCAAGCGCTACCCGTTGACGTTGTCCGCCGGATAACACGCCTGGCCATTCGGAAGCGCGACTACCCAAACCCACTTGCTCTAGCGCATTCTCCGCTTTACGAATAGCCCCATCCTTGACGCCCACTCTAACGTTCTCAACCACGCTCTTCCAAGGGAGCAATCTTGCATCCTGGAACAGCACGCGGGTATCTGGATGTATAAACCGAATTTCCTCGCCGTCGATCGATATGCCGCCTTCGGACGATTTCTCGAGACCCGCCACCAGTCGGAGCAAAGTACTCTTCCCGCAACCGCTCCTGCCTACGATAGCGATGAATTCTCCCGGTTTTGCTTCAAGTTCCACCCCTTTCAGAACCTGCTTATCCCCGTACCGCTTTGCTGTTTGCTTAATTTGCAGATAACTGCCTAATGCCGTTCGTTCCATTCCCTTCCCCCCTTCGGAATAATTTGATTGGCAATCATTTCGCCGAATGGACTGATGAAGAGCGGTTGATCCGCTTGCACCTTCTTGTGCAGCGGAAGCTTCGGAAACAAAAGCTCCGCTACGCGGTAAGCCTCCTCCAAGTGCGGATATCCCGACAAAATAAAGGTGTCGATGCCCATCTCTTGATACTCCAGCATACGAGCCGCTACCTGATCGGGGTCGCCGACAAGCGCGGTACCCGCCCCGCCGCGCACCAGACCGACCCCCGCCCACAGATTAGGACTCACGACAAGCTTGTTTCGGTCTCCTCCATGCAATTGGGCCATCCGGCGTTGTCCCTCCGAGTCCATCTTGGCAAAAGAAGACTGAGCTCTTGCGATCGTCTCGTCGTCGATATGCGAGATGAGCTTATCGGCCGCTTGCCACGCTTCCGATTCCGTTCTACGGACGATAACATGCAATCGGATACCGAACTTGATCGTTCTTCCGGAAGCTTCGGCCAGCCGTCTCATCTTAGCTATTTTCTCGGCAACCTGCTCCGGAGGTTCGCCCCATGTCAGGTAAACGTCGATGTGGTCAGCCGCTATCTCCATAGCCGCATCCGAAGATCCCCCGAAATATAAGGGCGGGTAAGGGGCTTGAATCGGAGGATACAGCACCCTTCCGCCTTTTACGCTAAGATGGTCCCCCTCTAAATCCACCTCTTCTCCTTGCAGCACTCGCTTCCATACTTCGAGGAATTCGCCGGTTAAGCCGTAGCGATCCGAGTGATCTAGGAAGACGCCGTCTCCTTCAAGCTCAGCCCTGTCGCCGCCGGTCACTACGTTGATAAGAAGCCGTCCGTTGGAAAACCGATCCAACGTTGCCGCCATTCTTGCCGCCAAAGTCGGGGACATCAAGCCGGGTCTTACCGCAACTAGAAACTTCAGCTTCTCCGTAGCCGGTACCAACGTCGAAGCGACGACCCAAGCATCCTCGCACGAGCGGCCGGTCGGAAGAAGCACGCCGCCGAAACCCAGCTCGTCCGCAGCTTGCGCGATCTGTTTGGTGTACGCGTAGTTAACCGCTCTAGCGCCCTCGCTCGTGCCTAGAAAATGTCCATCGCCGTGGGTCGGAATAAACCAGAATACTTCCATCATGTTAAATCTCCTCTCGAATAGAAAAGACACCCGTCCCCTGTTATTAGAGAAAGGCGCCTTTAGTTGTCTAATCGGCTTGTATTTAGCTGTAAGTTCAAGTTGATCATCTATCCCTTGCTCGTTTCCTGCAGCAGCTTCCAGATCTGATCGGTATAACTGCTTTTATTCGCGTTGAGATACTGATTGGCATACGAGCGTACTGGATCCCCCGCATAGAAACGTTCATACAATTCGTGGCGCGAGCCGAGCGGACTGCCGATTAAATCCCATGCCAGCTTAAACAGCTTTACCTTTTTCTCCGCGCTGACGGAGGCGCCTTCGAAATACAGATGCATGAATTTGGAGATCGGACCGTAGAAGTCCTCCATGCCGGACGGGGTTTGAACGAATCCGCCTCCTCCGACCTGCTGTAATATCTCGATCGCTCTCGGATATGCTTTCGTTCCGATATTCCTAGCGGTATCGATAAAAGAAATCTCAGGCACCCATACTCCGGAAGTATTTTGCGCGGCTTTCGTTTCGGAAGCGATCACGAGCGCTCGCATCGTCTCGACTTGAGTCAGCAGCTCTCCAAGCTTCTCTTGAATGTGAAGATAGCCGGTTACCCCGATCGATTCCGAAATCGCGAAAGCAAGTCCCGTTACGAATTCGAGCTTAGCGACGGACCTCACGACCGTTTGATGGAACGCGAGCGAATTCGCCGTTTTGTTGTTTCGCAGACTCAATACGGATTCCGAATCTCCATAGAGCAATACGCGTTCCCAAGGAATGAGCACATCGTCGAAAAATAGAACGGCGTCCATTTCCTCGTATCTAGAGCTCAGAATATGCTCCTCATCCCTTGAATCCGCGAAAGATTCCCGACAAACGATATGCAGCCCTTTCGAATTGGCCGGAACAACGAGGACATGCGAATGTTCCTTGTTCTCCTTCTTCAACTGTAAAAAGGAGAAAATAATGAAGTCGTGCGTATACGGCGCTCCAGTCGCAATCATTTTCGCCCCGCGCACGATAATGCCTTCGCTCGATTCCTTCACCACATGAAGGAATCTTTCCGCGATGCGCTCATCGCTTAATTCGCGGGAACGATCGATCTGCGGGTCGAGGATAGCCGTCGTAAGGAACAAGTCGTTATCCCTGGCGGATTCGTAATATTTCTCGATCTTCGCTTGAAACCCCTGGTCCCTCTTGCCGATCTCTTCTCTATCCGCATACCATCCCGTAATCATGGACCTGCCGTAATCGGATAAGCGGCTCATGATGCCGTTGGTTTCTTTCGCCCAACAGGTGAAAGCTTTACTTCGGGTTAGAATGTCTTCCTGCGCATTAGGCACCAGAAATGAACTGTGAGCATAACGCCCCGTTGACGGGAGGAAATACCCTACTTCATCTTGGCGGTGCGGATCATCCAGTAAATCGAAGAGTGCTGAAATGGTTTTCAATGTACCTTGAAACGCGGGGTGACCGGGCAAATCGTCCACCGCTTGGCCTTCAAGCCAAACCTTCCGACCATCCTTAAGACTGTTTAGAAACTTATCGCCTCTCTTTGTCATTGAACGGTATCTCCTTGACTTCTTTTTCCGATGAGAATACTATGATTTAAATCATGATGTTGATGTTATCCAATTTTTTCATTAAATTCAACCATCATTTGTATGTATTTCGTGGTTTAAGCAACAGAATTCGCCTATAAGTTCGATTACCCAAAAACAAACAACTATTCATAAATCTTCTCAGCCTATTTGAACATTGGCACGATGTTGGTTAACCAACGAATTCGACCATATTGTCCATTAATAAAAGGAGGATTAAATTCATGCTGCAACCAACGAAAGAAGACCGCAGAATTATCCGCACGCGTAAGGTCATAACGGATTCCTTCATTTCCCTGCTGAACGAAAAAGGGTTTCCCGACATATCCGTAGCCGATCTAACGGAACGTGCCGAGATCAATCGATCAACCTTCTATGCCCATTACAAAGATAAATTCGATCTTCTTCAAGCCGTTATCGAAGAGAAGCTAACCTTGCTATCCGAGCAGCTCGAAGCGTCTAGAGTCACTCATCCCGTGCCTTCCAATGCGCAGGACAGCCCTCATCCCTATTTCGTAACTCTGTTCGTTCATCTTCAAGCACACGCGGAATTTTATACGGTCATGTTCAAGAGAATCGAGGATTCAGTCCTTCGCGGCCGTATGCTGGAAGTCATCAGAGAAAGCCAGTTCATTGTCATCTCCCAATTCAAACTCGAACAAAAGATGCTTATTCCGACGGATATTCTATTGGATTATCTCTGCTCTTCAATTATTGGGGTAGTAGAGAAATGGTATGACAACGGAATGAAATACAGCGCAAATTACATGGCCCTTCAGTTGACGAGATTATGCAGACTAGGCACGGATAAGGCTATGGGGATGTAACCTCCACTTTCCGTAGACTAACGACTTGGAAAAACTAAACTTACGTTGTCCGAAGGAAAAGCGTGGGCGGGAGTTATCATCATCGAACGAATCGGTTTTCCGGTATTCGTGCCCGTGAAGATGATGTTAATATTGCCGTTCCGATGAGCGATAGTGAAGGTGATCGTCGGACGATTAACTTTCCCTCCTCCCCTAACCCCTGCGATCTGACCGATTTGCGACAAGGTCATTTGTTCCAACCCGACTGATTGGGGTGGAATGGTCGTAGAAGTCGCCATATTGTTAACGTCATTAAATACATACTTTCAAATTTATGATCTTAAGATTCCAACCGCCTCCGCGCCAGTTCCCAATGACAGGCAGCATCACAACCTCTTTGTTACCCATCTGGAAAAACCCAAAATGTCTCAGTACCCTTAAATCAAGCTGTCCGATAAAATCGTCGTCTTTATCGCCAAATGGCGATCCATGCGTTCGAAAAACGGATATCGTGCCGTATATCGGATGAGTTTATATTATCCAGCATGACAATCATGCATGACTAAACATGACATTTCCGTGACAGGCATACTCGTTTCCGCGTGTTACAATTTCCAAGAAATAAAATAACGACGTCTTGGAAGGAGCTTTACCCTCATGGATATTCACGGTTACTTCGGACCCTCGGACAACTGGATCAACCTGCTCGTGCTCGTTCACGTCTTAAGCGCCATTATCGGCATCGGCCCGACTTTCTTCGGCCACGTTCTTCTTCGCAAAGGGCAAAATTACGGCAAGTTAAGAAACTCCGTCGGCTTAATGCCGTTGCTGGAGAAGTTTCCGAAGATTCTCGGCTCTTTGGCGGTCGTTAGCGGCATTCTGCTCGCTTGGCTCGGCGATTACGGATTTAAGCAGCTATGGATATACGGCTCGCTTGCCGTGTATGTTCTCATTCAAATCGTCGTCATCGGTTTTATGGCTCCTGCCGCGCAGAAGCTGGTCTCCAAAATCATGGCAGCCAAGGAACCGGATGATCAGCCTATTTCGGCGGAGTTCGCTAGCGAAGTGGCGAAAGTGAATAAAATCAATTATATCGCCACTTGCTTCGGAGTCGTCCTCTTCCTCCTCATGTTTTTCAAGCCGACTTTGTAACGTAGCACGCAACGCACAAATCCCCGATGCGAGAGCATCGGGGATTTCCAACCTCTATATATGTTCCTTGCACGTAATTCGCGAACCGTCGTAGTCCTTAATTGTTAGGGACTTTATCTTTCCTGAACTTTTCGACTTCCGCGTTCAGCTTGTAGTTGTTTTTCTCGACGACGTCCATGAATTGTTGAAGCAGGTTCAGATAGGCGCTTGACTTCGGATCGTTCCTTTGCAGCATCGCTTTGTAAGCCTTCTGCGCGTTCGCATTCATAAGCTTGTAATCGTATCCGAACAACGGCGTATTATTGGCGCCATAGTAAGTTAACGTACGGTAGCTTAATAATAAATTGCCGATGTGGTTCGCACGATTGGAGTGAGGGTACAGCGATAAGAACTTTTCTTGGCTTAGAGCCCGGTTAACCAACTGTTGATAACCAATGACTAGCGCCGCATCCTTAAGCGGAGCTTGTTCCGTTTCGACGGACATAATATCGATATAAGTTGAAATATCCGAATTTACCCGGTCCGCAAAAATCTTAAAGCCCGTATAATTAACGACCGGGAAGAAAAACCCTTCGGCGGTTTCCAGCTTGTAGCCGCTATCGCGCGCCGACATGAGCATTCCCTTCAGCGTCTTATCTGTCGTCCGGCTGATTACGTTGTCGAAGCTGTCTCCTTTTTTGTACGCTTTTCCGATCCCCTTCTGCACGGATAACGCTTCGAAACGTTTTTGTAACGCAGGTAGTTGCTTCTTGACCGCATTCTCCAAGTGAAGAACCATAAGAGTAGCTTGCGATTTGTTGACTTCAACTATGTGTGCTTTTAAGTAGGTGAACGCCTTGGAGATCTGATTTTGTTTCAGTAAAGCTTCGAATTGGTTGACGACTGAGGTCGGAGAGGCGGCTGAGATCGTACCTACCGAGCTTGCATAAGCCGTAGAAAGGTTAGTTGCCGATACTTGAATCGCTTGAAAAGTGAAAGCAAGAGCCGCGATCGCGGCAATCGTCATGGTCTTCGTTCTGCGAGTTTTTCTATACATATTCATTCTCCTTTGGGTGATTTACAGAAATGGTTGGTTAAGCTACTTCTAACAATAAAGGCCGGATGTATCGGGATCATATCGAGTTGTTTCCAAGCTGTAAACTTTTCGTCGGGAAATCTAACGGGAATACTTTCATTTAACCTCAATAGTCGCTTCTAAAACCAAATCAAGAAAATGCCAAAAAACAAGCACGGTCATATTAAGATGACTGTGCTTGTTTTTGAAGTCTCTGTTGACTAAACATAGCTGTATGATCGTTCCGTTAATACTTCAGTAATGTCGTCAAGGTCGAACCCATCCGATGCGAAGCATTTGCAAGCCACGACAATCGCAAGCTTTTCGTTTTCATTTTCCGCAGGTACGTGTATCGTCCACTCTCCATCTTGATGGTAGAAAGTCACTTGGATCATCTTATGCTTACGCCCCATCCTAGTTCCCTCCATGGGAGCTACGGCTCCCGATATTTATGTTGCATTATATTCCGGGATGGCTTTCATGGGTATGATCGGGGCTAACTTTCACGTACTTATTCTTCGGATTCCAGATAAGCTCTTATCCTTCGAGCAGCATGTAAATGCCCATTACGCCCAATAAGACGCCCGATGCTTTTTCCGACCATTCTCCCAAATAAGGCTTGAGCTTGGAGCCGAACGCGATGCCGATAAAGGTAAACACGAAAGTTCTGGAAAAGATCAGCAATACCGTCAGCAAAATAGGCACATGAATAAATCCGGCGGTAAACCCCACGGCGAGTTCGTCCAAGCTGATGCTGAACGCCGTCGCGACCAAAGGCCATCCGGCAAGTTCCTTATCCAGCGTTAGGCTTTCGTCTTCATCGTTAAATAAAAGAAAATAAGTCGCCACCCCGATTAGGAGCAAAGCTCCGATAACGGATGCCATACTTTCGAAATACCGGCTGATCGCGTTGCCGAGGAAGTAACCGACAAGCGGCATGGCGGATTCCGCCGCAGCGAAAGTCAGCGCGATTTTCACCTTGTCCTTCGCTTTTCTTTGCAGTCCTAACGAGGTCGAGATGACGATCGTATCAAAGCCAAGCGCCATAACTAAGATCCAGGCGGCTAACGTTAGATCCACGGCCTAACCCCTTTCGGCGATCGCTTTATTCATAGATATTCCAGCCGTTATTACCGTAGTACAAGCTGTTGCATAAGAATTCGGCGGCTGTGTCACCCTAATGATAGAAATTAATCAGACTCCAAAGGCAGGTACACCTCCATGAGAAGGAAAATCATAAGCGGGTTATGGGTTGCCGTCGTGTCTTTGATGCTTGCGTTACCGGCGTATGCCGCCCATACAGGGACGGAAAATGGCGGAAACGGAGGCTTGGGCAACGGAATGGGTCATTATGGAACCGGTACGCACGATGGGATGTCCACGAATTCCAACGGAACGCGGATGTATGACGGAGCGGGCTATCGCGCAAAAGGGACAAGAGCAGCTCCCGATTATGAGGTCAGCATCTACGGAACGGGAACCGGCAGCCAGTTCCGGAACATGAATGCGGGGGCTCCGGGCATGAAGA
Encoded proteins:
- a CDS encoding ATP-binding cassette domain-containing protein, translating into MERTALGSYLQIKQTAKRYGDKQVLKGVELEAKPGEFIAIVGRSGCGKSTLLRLVAGLEKSSEGGISIDGEEIRFIHPDTRVLFQDARLLPWKSVVENVRVGVKDGAIRKAENALEQVGLGSRASEWPGVLSGGQRQRVALARALAGNPKLLLLDEPLGALDALTRIEMQQLIERLWTEQQFTALLVTHDVAEAVQLADRVILIEQGRIAFDVKITLPRPREHDSGFAYFEKMILDRVLVKEKIESPTGKAMDNYTI
- a CDS encoding DUF2269 family protein; translated protein: MDIHGYFGPSDNWINLLVLVHVLSAIIGIGPTFFGHVLLRKGQNYGKLRNSVGLMPLLEKFPKILGSLAVVSGILLAWLGDYGFKQLWIYGSLAVYVLIQIVVIGFMAPAAQKLVSKIMAAKEPDDQPISAEFASEVAKVNKINYIATCFGVVLFLLMFFKPTL
- a CDS encoding 4-hydroxyphenylacetate 3-hydroxylase family protein; translation: MTKRGDKFLNSLKDGRKVWLEGQAVDDLPGHPAFQGTLKTISALFDLLDDPHRQDEVGYFLPSTGRYAHSSFLVPNAQEDILTRSKAFTCWAKETNGIMSRLSDYGRSMITGWYADREEIGKRDQGFQAKIEKYYESARDNDLFLTTAILDPQIDRSRELSDERIAERFLHVVKESSEGIIVRGAKMIATGAPYTHDFIIFSFLQLKKENKEHSHVLVVPANSKGLHIVCRESFADSRDEEHILSSRYEEMDAVLFFDDVLIPWERVLLYGDSESVLSLRNNKTANSLAFHQTVVRSVAKLEFVTGLAFAISESIGVTGYLHIQEKLGELLTQVETMRALVIASETKAAQNTSGVWVPEISFIDTARNIGTKAYPRAIEILQQVGGGGFVQTPSGMEDFYGPISKFMHLYFEGASVSAEKKVKLFKLAWDLIGSPLGSRHELYERFYAGDPVRSYANQYLNANKSSYTDQIWKLLQETSKG
- the ssuD gene encoding FMNH2-dependent alkanesulfonate monooxygenase, which translates into the protein MEVFWFIPTHGDGHFLGTSEGARAVNYAYTKQIAQAADELGFGGVLLPTGRSCEDAWVVASTLVPATEKLKFLVAVRPGLMSPTLAARMAATLDRFSNGRLLINVVTGGDRAELEGDGVFLDHSDRYGLTGEFLEVWKRVLQGEEVDLEGDHLSVKGGRVLYPPIQAPYPPLYFGGSSDAAMEIAADHIDVYLTWGEPPEQVAEKIAKMRRLAEASGRTIKFGIRLHVIVRRTESEAWQAADKLISHIDDETIARAQSSFAKMDSEGQRRMAQLHGGDRNKLVVSPNLWAGVGLVRGGAGTALVGDPDQVAARMLEYQEMGIDTFILSGYPHLEEAYRVAELLFPKLPLHKKVQADQPLFISPFGEMIANQIIPKGGREWNERH
- a CDS encoding WGxxGxxG family protein; its protein translation is MRRKIISGLWVAVVSLMLALPAYAAHTGTENGGNGGLGNGMGHYGTGTHDGMSTNSNGTRMYDGAGYRAKGTRAAPDYEVSIYGTGTGSQFRNMNAGAPGMKNPSEDYHTRMYTDGGYRATASTPTRGIGWGWLGLIGLIGLAGIFSRNPQRNR
- a CDS encoding manganese efflux pump MntP; translation: MDLTLAAWILVMALGFDTIVISTSLGLQRKAKDKVKIALTFAAAESAMPLVGYFLGNAISRYFESMASVIGALLLIGVATYFLLFNDEDESLTLDKELAGWPLVATAFSISLDELAVGFTAGFIHVPILLTVLLIFSRTFVFTFIGIAFGSKLKPYLGEWSEKASGVLLGVMGIYMLLEG
- a CDS encoding TetR/AcrR family transcriptional regulator, producing the protein MLQPTKEDRRIIRTRKVITDSFISLLNEKGFPDISVADLTERAEINRSTFYAHYKDKFDLLQAVIEEKLTLLSEQLEASRVTHPVPSNAQDSPHPYFVTLFVHLQAHAEFYTVMFKRIEDSVLRGRMLEVIRESQFIVISQFKLEQKMLIPTDILLDYLCSSIIGVVEKWYDNGMKYSANYMALQLTRLCRLGTDKAMGM